Within Sphingobium aromaticiconvertens, the genomic segment AAATCGACCGCGCGCTGATCTTTACCCGCACCAAGCACGGCGCCGACCGCGTCGTGCGCTTCCTTGAGGGCGCGGGCATCGACGCCTTCGCTATCCACGGCAACAAGAGTCAGGGCCAGCGCACCACCGCGCTCCAGGCCTTCCGTCAGGGCAAGGTGAAGTTGCTGGTCGCGACCGACATCGCCGCGCGCGGCATCGACGTGTCGGGCGTGTCGCACGTCATCAACTTCGAAATCCCCAATGTGGCCGAACAATATGTCCACCGCATCGGCCGTACCGCGCGCGCGGGTGCAGAGGGTGTGGCGATCAGCTTCGTGGCGGATGATGAACGGCCCTACCTCAAGGCGATTGAGCGCACGACCCGCGTAAAGCTGGAAGTCGTGCCGTTGCCGGAAAACTTCATGGAAGCGGTCCGCAACCTGCCCAAGCCCGCCGCGCCAAAGAAAGGCCCGAGCCAGACCCCGCAGCAGCAGGCTCGCCGCGCCGACGGCCAGCGCAAATATCAGGACGGCCAGAAGCAGGGTCGCGGCGGTGCCGACCGCGCCCATCGCCCCGAGGGTGACGGCACAGGCAAGCCCAGCTTCCCCCGCCGTCGCCGCAGCGGTGGCGTGGGCGCACACAAGGGCGCTGTTCAGCGCACCAATGCGCCGCGCTGAGATTTAGCGGACAAATGAAGTAAAGTGGCGGCGGGCAGAAATGTCCGCTGCTTTTTTGTTGCAACCGTGTTGGCGAGCGCGAGGGGCGATAAGGGTGGATGGCGGACGGTCCGTTTTCATCGATCGGAGGCATTAATGCCTAAGGAATGGCAGCACGATCTTATTCAATAACGAGATGAGCGCGATCGTTATGGCCATCGCACCCAGACACAAAACCAGCGCTTTGGGGGAAAGCCAGAACAGCGCATAAGCTGCATACATGGCAGTGAGAACGCCACTGATCATCAGGCTCACTATGATGCATGGCACCAACAGCCACGCGAAAAATCTCATGCTCTGTATCACCACATTGTCATGCTAACGCAGTTCATGCAGCGATACCATCTATCGTCCGATAATGGTCGCTAGCTGACAAGCGAGCTTTTGGCTCCCCTGACCGGTGCCCGTTCCGCAATTGAAGGCTCGCCCCAGCGGCTTTGCAGTTGGGCCTTTTGCCGACCCCTACGGGGAGCATTTTCTGCTCCCCGTTGCCTGTCATTCGGTGTCGGACGCTTCGGGGGCGAAGCTAGGGTCAGGACCTGTTAAATTGCTTGCGCATTGGGTGATGGGTTGATTCAATAGCAGCGTTAGGAGGCGCTGCCGATGGATGTTCCGTTTCTGCTGAGTGAGGCGCAGATGCGCCGGATCGAGCCGTATTTTCCCTTGTCTCATGGGGTGCCAAGAGTGGATGATCGGCGGATAGTGTCTGGGATCATTTACGTCATCAAGCACGGGCTGATGTGGCGCGACGCGCCCAAGGAGTATGGCCCACACAAGACGATCTACAATCGTTTCATCCGCTGGAGCAGGCTCGGCGTGTTCAACAAAATCTTCGCTGGCTTGGCAGCAAAGGGCGGCAAGCCCGACCAGTTGATGATCGATGCAACCCACCTGAAAGCACACCGGACGGCGGCAAGCCTGCTTAAAAAGGGGATGTTCCCCGACGTATCGGACGCACCAAAGGCGGCCTGAACTCCAAGCTACATGCCGTATGCGATGGCAAAGGCCGACCGCTCATCATGCTGCTCAGTGAAGGGCAGATGAGCGATTATAAGGGCGCTGCACTGATGATCGATGCCTTCCCGAAGGCAAAGGTCCTGCTGGGCGACAAGGGCTATGACGCCGACTGGTTCCGCGCGGCACTGGCCGACCGCAAGATCACGGCCTGCATCCCGTCAAAGGGGAACCGGAAAGTGCCCATTCCACACGACACGGCGCTCTATAGACAGCGGCACAAAGTCGAGAATATGTTCGGCAGGATCAAGGACTGGCGGCGCATCCACACGCGCTACGATCGTTGCGCCCATACCTTCATGTCCGCCATCTGCATCGCCGCGACCGTTATATTCTGGATCAATCAATGAGTCCTGACCCTAGCCCCTGCTTCGATCGACTCCACGGCTTCTTCGCCGTCACTGTCGCTTTCTTCGATCCGTGCGGCGCTGACCACATGCTCGTTGTCAGCCACGTTGAACAGGCGCACGCCTGCCGAGTTGCGGCCGATGATGCGCATGGAGGACAGGCCCATGCGGATGAGCTTCGCCTGATCAGTGACCAGCATCAGTTCATCTTCATGCCGCGCCGGAAAGCTGGCGACGACCGGGCCATTGCGGCCGATATTGTCGATGTTGGTGATACCCTGTCCGCCGC encodes:
- a CDS encoding IS5 family transposase (programmed frameshift), with the protein product MDVPFLLSEAQMRRIEPYFPLSHGVPRVDDRRIVSGIIYVIKHGLMWRDAPKEYGPHKTIYNRFIRWSRLGVFNKIFAGLAAKGGKPDQLMIDATHLKAHRTAASLLKKGMFPRRIGRTKGGLNSKLHAVCDGKGRPLIMLLSEGQMSDYKGAALMIDAFPKAKVLLGDKGYDADWFRAALADRKITACIPSKGNRKVPIPHDTALYRQRHKVENMFGRIKDWRRIHTRYDRCAHTFMSAICIAATVIFWINQ